In the Anolis sagrei isolate rAnoSag1 chromosome 1, rAnoSag1.mat, whole genome shotgun sequence genome, caatgagcagtcggactttatttcctggaggatggactggttggatcttctcgcagtccaaggcactctcagaactttcctccaacaccacagttcgaaagcatctatcttcctttgctcagccttccctaaggtccagctctcacatccgtaggttactacagggaataccatggctttgactatgcggatcttcgttgccagtgtgatgtctctactcttcactattttatcgagactggacattgctctcctcccaagaagtaacagtcttctgatttcctggccacagtgcTAGAAATCGGAGTGCTAGAAAGTCACAATCAGAGGGAAGCAAATTCTCCTATCAATCATCCTTCAATATCAAGACTCTTACCAGCACAGCATGTATTTAGGAGTCCTTGTATTCAAGTGATAGAAAGTATTCAAGTAGTAGAAAGAGAAAGATGTTAGTTTGGCAAAACTAGAGCTCAAATGTTTTTTCCAGAATCAACAATTGCCATTTCTTCTCTACAAGGACTAGGGTGTGCAGACATAAGAAAGAGTAGACTATATAGAAGACAATAGCAAGGAATGGAAGGACAGCACCATATGAGGAGTTTGAAATATAATATGAGAGGCTGTCAAAGGAGATAACTCAACTGTGTAAGCAAAGTTATGCTCTCTCTTTGGATCCTGTTCTTTGCATGAATCAAACACTAGATACATCCCTGCAAGAAGTATTAACATTGAAAAAAACTATTTAAATGCATTTATGTTGAGCTGATGTGAACATCAGGAACCAAATGAACATCTGATAGATTTAAATTTATGAATCCTAACATATAAATCCAGTCCTAAGTTACTATGATGTAATTCTTCTCTTAAAAATTACATTCTTGTTTTGTCAGCTTTCAATGCAGCATGCTTTATCAGAGAATATAATTGTGAGGTAGTCCCAATTTCACTTTAAATTTACTAGTCTACAGGCACAGGTAATGATAGTCTTTCATTTCAAAGTTTGAGTCCCTAATCTTTCACAGTGAATaaacaaaaacccacattatATTGTCTTGCAACTACCTTTGAGGCATTTTAAATGCAGGTCTCTTCAGCTTTCTTTTTGAACCCCAGCACTAATGGAGCCTGCTTGAAAAAAGGGTTTGATTCAtcagccaaaaaattaaaaagtccTTAATGTGAAGGATTTTCAAGGAGGCATTGGTGAAAACTTGCAGCATGGAAAAGAATCACAAAGTGATCTTTTGGACTCTCTGACAACTCCATTAAATGCCATCAGATGCATTCAGTTGTCACAAAGCTTTTTGCCCAGCCTCAACTCAGCTGGCAGGATGGAGAAGAGGCTTCCATTGTGCCTTCTCAGCATGCTTCACTAGTGCAGTTTTTAACTGGAGAGGTTGTGCTGCCTTCTCCTCAGAGATCTCTTACTCCTGAGAATAGTTCCAGAAGGCATCTGAACACTGAAATGGACCCTGTGGGATCATCCATACCAGTTCATTACAAAGTCCAAGATGCACAATCAGGCTGTATGTCCATTTTGTTCCATTGCAAGTCTGTCAGGCATTCAGTAAACAAAATGGTGGCACACCTAATTGAGCAGCTGGATAAAGCTGTGATTCTAATTACAATGGTCAGAGTATACCAGAAGCCAAcaaagaagaggatgaggaaaaGGACGAGCTTTTCCCCAATGGAGTGGCTAATCAGAAATCCCAAAAACCAGAATTGAAACTCCAGGCAGAAGGAATACCAAGCAGCTGAAGAATCCACCCACAAAGCAAATGGTAGAAGGAATAACTCAAGAAATAGGTAAAGAAAGTGAGCTCCAAGAAATGTTGGACATGGAAACTGCGATACCAGAAGCTGAAACGGATCCTGATACCAATGCGATACCAGAAGCTGAAATGGATCCTGAGTCTGAGGAGATGACAGATACTGAAGTAGAATTTGAGAATCTTGATCCAACTGGGAAGACACCAGCATTTGCACATGCTTGACTGTATCCCATTGTTGGCCACCCCACACACTTCAAAAGTGGACGCCTCCAGGCCTTCTCCCAAGCAGCACAATGTTAAACGGGCTCCAATGCCATCTCAAAAAGCACGCAGAACAAAAGATGGCCCTGAACTCCCCAGCACTGTGCTAAAAGGACTGGTAACAAAGAAGAAACCTTTACATGTGCTGATAGAGAATCATAtgcctctagagcaggcatgggcaaacttcggaccaactgttaggaattttgggtgttgaagtccaaaacacctggcagacccaagtttgcccatgcctgctctacagtaTAGAAAGCTGTTGCTTCCTGTTGCTACTAGTGGAAATGAAATTGTATCTAGTACCTCCAAAACTATAGTGAAATATTAGTGAAATGCTCTACTGCATCTTACCTCCAAACATGGGTTAAGgttgttttaaattttatcctatttaaaaattatattatgTGATATGCTTGTTAGGGTTGTAAGGTTTTATTTTTGAGTTAATTTCTATTTGGTATTGAGTTTacaataatgtttattttattttctttgacgTGCATTGTTTTGATGCAATTTGTTATTATGTCTTTTTCCTgggattgaatatttgccatatgtgttggaaactgccccatgtccctttggggagataggacagtctataaataaaggaatattattattattattaataataataataataataataataataatataaggccACTTAATGACTTCCCCTGCATTAACTATTTGTGCGGAGATAGTCCATACATTCTATTTTACATTCCAATCCTGTACCTGATATTTTTAGAAGGAATATTCTAAATGTTATGGTCAAAGTAAGCCCAAATTCATCTTTCTCCACATTCTACAGTAGACCATACCTGtagccttcttccttctttttttcctacaTAAAGTTCACCAGAATGACTCACCTTTTGCCAGATTGAGTGAAACAGAGTTGAAACATGTTCAACTCTGAGAGAACCATTACATGCTCTTGAGCACCACAGCGGTGTTATGCTACAAACTATATGCAAAAAAGGTATTTGGTAAATCCTCCATTTTGCAAAATATGGAAATAAAAAATCTGCTGAACACCAGATTACAACATTTCTTATCAAAAGGCAGCATACCACGGTAACTTTTGCATTATCATTTGAATATTATCACGTAGCGGATTTACTCTTCTAACAAAAGGAGAGGTTAAAGCAAACAAATAGCATTGTGCATGTCCTAGCAAGAGTAAATTCATCACATCGCACAATCAAGAAATTTGCAAAGGGACTCTTATACTACTATATAACTACCCTTAGTGGAAGACTAATAATCCGTTTTTTTCTTACTAAGGAAGGTTCCAATTAAATAAGTGGACAATTCCCATAAGTGGACAAGTCCCAGAAGATTGGAGgatggcaaatgtggtccctatcttcaagaagggaaaaagggacaacccaaacaattacAGTCTGGTCAGCCTAACTttgataccaggaaagattctggaaaagatcattaaggaagtagtctgcaaacacttagaaaggataTCTAATCCAGATAAATATAGTAATGCACTGCTGGGATTCAAGAGCAGTGGATATTGCAGAAAaaaggattccacctgaacattaggaaggatttCCTCACATAAGAGCTTCCCAAATGATAGTATGATTGTTAGGAAATATTCTGCCTTGTCGTATTTTTCTACCACCAtcatgtggagcccccggtggcgctatgggtcaaacccttgtgccagcaggactaatgactgacaggttggaggtttgaatctgaggagagcaaggatgagctccctctgtcagctccagctccccatgcggggacatgggacaAGTCtctaacaaggatggtaaaacatcaaaaacacctgggcaccATCATGTTCATGCAAGTGAGCTCTGCCACATCATTCCTCTATGGTACATTACTCAGAAGCCTAGCAAAGCAACATCAACTAGGCTTTACCAAACTTCCCACCTCTACTGCATCACCACATACCTATAGAGTAGGCACTACATCCCTTGATCTAGAAGAGAGCTCTAGTGCAGACGCCCCTTGGATGTTCGTAGATGTTTCAATGACCGAATTCTGCCACATATCATTCATCTCAATTACTTCAAAGTCTACCTCATTCCATTCCTTGAcctcctcatcctcttcctcAAGGTGAGAGTTGAACAACAATGCTTCACTGAGGTTCCTATCTCCAGCACCTTTCCGGTTAGGATCACTTGGGGATGTTGCTAATTTATACAGCACAGGGAACAGCACGTCTGTCATGATTGCGGATACCAGTGCAGTGTACATAAGCACTGGGACTGCAGGGTAGTGTCCTTGCAAGAAGCCAACTGCAGCAGGAATACACATTTGCCCCATGGCAGCACCCATGACAAACAAAGTGGCAGACTTCCCTTGGATGGTGGTGTACTGCTCAAGCCAGGATATGCCACTGGGGAAGAGGGCGGCCAGTGATGCTCCATATACAGCAGAGCCAAGCCACAGAGAGACCGGGTGTGTGTTGAACAGGGTCAGAGTCAAGGAGGACACGGTGGAGAATATGATACTCAGGACGATGATTGACACCGGCCGGGAGCAGATGGCCAGGCAGATGGCCAGTCCCCTGCAGGCTGCAAAGGACCCCCAAAAGACTGAGTTCAATCCTGCTGCTTCACTCTCCTTCATGCCCACATAGGTCTTGGCATAAGTGAAAATGTAAGCCCCATAGGCAACTTCTGCTCCAACGTACCAGAAAAAGAATATAGAGAGCAGAATTAGGAGGGCATAGTGGTATTTGGCAATCTTGTATTGCTGTGCAGAAGACTTCCTCCTGTCGCGAGTAGAACCGCTCCTCCAATATAAAAGACAGAAAAACAATGCCACGAGCAAGATGTAAGTGCCTATCACAGTATAAGATAACATCACGGTGAAATGTAGCTTCTCTGATGACACAGGAGAGTCCACAGTGGGTTGATGGTCACTTGTGCTGCCCAGATGGTCCTGCAGATCCACAGCAGAGCCACCCAATACCATTTTGTCAAGGATTGGGGCCATAAAAGCACCAAGGGCAAAACTGAAATGTAAGGCTTGTATATGCGGATCAGCCTCCACCCCCCATGTGTCCAAAGCCGTAACATTGCCACCTggaatgcaaacaaacaaaacaaataaacattcaAACAATCACAATCAGATTTGGAAGGCATGGTCTCTCAGCTTTGGAAGGCATCAATAGCTAAAATACAATGAATACAAGAGGTTTGGATGCTCGGGTGTACAGCCAGAACTCCCAAGAATATGTATAATCTTTCCTCAAATGAAAAGCACCACGAAAGAATAAAACCTGCACAGAACACCAGCACACAACAAACTGAACGGCAGTGATATCGAACTGCACTTTGTCCTTCTGCACAAACAAGCAGGATGCAGGCCCAATAGCTCTGTGAGGATGGTAAAAGGCCCTTCTCATCAAGACAGTAGAGCATGCGGGGAtgtgacagaagcctcccacaaggaggtaaaacataaaaacatccaggcatcccctgggcaacatccttgcagacagccaattctcccacaccagaagcaacttgcagtttctcaagttgctcctgatatgggaGTGACTTGAATGAGCGATTTAAGGGATGCAAGATATTCCAAATTCATTAATATAACAGACATGGAGCAGCATGACAAACAGTTACTGTTGTTGGTTTTGTTACCTGTATCCAGGACTCCCATTGAAAAACCAATGACAGACATCATGGCTGTGAGCAAGGTTGCTGTCTTACACCACGGGATGGCATACAGGCCCATGGCTGTAGCCAGCATAGAAAAGCCTACAAGGAAGAGATATGTCAGAATTGGTGGTTTGTATAATAGCtgcctatattttcatatttaattTCAAACACAGGTTACATTGAGTTTTTTACTGAATTACAAAAAGATCCCTACATTTTTGTTGTTAACTGTACATGTGAATTTCCAGCAGTTGCAGGATAATAAATCCAGCTTATAGGTTCATAATTGCTGAATACAATGCCAGCCACTGCATCCAGAAATGAAGGAGTACAACAATCGCTCAAAGTGGAAGACTATTTTTCTAATCAGGCTTGGAAAGATTTAAGAGATTGTTGTAGTCcaggctttgattgtgccagTACGTGATCTAACTGGGGATTTTGGGCCTGTTAGGCAGCCTGATGCTGACagtggggattctgggcctgcagATGAGCAAGAGAATCAGGAGATTTTAAGCCCTGAGAATGAGAGCTCTCTGTCCCACATTCCAGAAAGGCAGTTTGCTAGAGATGCAAGGTCAGAGGCTGAAATTAGCTCAGGGGAGGAAGATGCAGGGGAGAAAGAAACAACTCTAGGTGGCTGAGCTAACGAGTAAAGGTTATATAGAAGATTAATGTTCCATCAACATAGGGTATCTCGTGAAGTACAGTGAAGGTCAACTTGCCTATTAACCAAGAACCTCTTATCAGTCTTGGAAGGGCAATGACATGGCTTTCTGTCTATATCAGAAAGGTCAGCCGAGTATTCCCTCAGTCCAGACAATGTTGATTTTGGAGCCACGTCAAGTCTTCCAAGGGATTTTTAGTTCCAGGTTTCCTTGTACTCATGCATTCTGATTCCATGTTTCTTATTCCAGCAGACTGTTCTTGTGTTGAATGTTTGGACTTTATCCGCTTTTATATTCCTGGTTTTTGAGGCATTTCATGTACTTTAAACTCTTGAGGATTATTTCTGTTTTTTGGACATTGATTTAACACTATTTTTCTGGattgctttatatatatatatatatatatattaaatgaactgctttgctattttgaactggattgggtGTTGATTACAGAGATGAttcccagccttggagtgcaacaGGGATCATGTTCTAGGTTaggagttctcaaactaaggcccaagagccggatgcggccctccaaggtcatttgctcaacccctggtctaaactttagacttagggtcacctaagtctgaaacaacttcaagtcacacaacaacaacaacctgaattaacttgactacctaatcagccaaaagcaggcccaccattcccattgaaatactggtaagtttatgttggttaaaattgttcatcattttaaatactgtattgttatttcatggttttttgcagtacaaataatatatctgcagtgtgcataggaatttgtctatgtttttctcaaaatataggccggccctcc is a window encoding:
- the LOC132760872 gene encoding sodium-dependent glucose transporter 1; the encoded protein is MAIANLGPTFPDLAANVNRNVSQISFIFIGRSSGYFGGTLIGGLLVDCMNAKILLGFSMLATAMGLYAIPWCKTATLLTAMMSVIGFSMGVLDTGGNVTALDTWGVEADPHIQALHFSFALGAFMAPILDKMVLGGSAVDLQDHLGSTSDHQPTVDSPVSSEKLHFTVMLSYTVIGTYILLVALFFCLLYWRSGSTRDRRKSSAQQYKIAKYHYALLILLSIFFFWYVGAEVAYGAYIFTYAKTYVGMKESEAAGLNSVFWGSFAACRGLAICLAICSRPVSIIVLSIIFSTVSSLTLTLFNTHPVSLWLGSAVYGASLAALFPSGISWLEQYTTIQGKSATLFVMGAAMGQMCIPAAVGFLQGHYPAVPVLMYTALVSAIMTDVLFPVLYKLATSPSDPNRKGAGDRNLSEALLFNSHLEEEDEEVKEWNEVDFEVIEMNDMWQNSVIETSTNIQGASALELSSRSRDVVPTL